A genomic segment from Rubrobacter tropicus encodes:
- a CDS encoding FGGY-family carbohydrate kinase, whose protein sequence is MTSEPLLVGADIGTTNIKVAAFSPDGRIVAEASSPTPTYYPRPGWAHHDPEELWRCFVAALREVTGQLEDANRIASVAVASFSEAAVPLDGQGRPTSDVIAWFDKRTQPQAGWLDRTVGKDRLFGLTGLSLQPIFGLCKLLWLKENEPDAFGRTATWLNVTDYMAFRLSGVAATDYSLASRTLALDLSRLRWADELLREVNVPAGLFAPLRPSGSALGPVRPEVAAETGLPKGATVAVGGHDHVCGALAVGVVEPGTMLDSIGTAEALFLPVERPLTDPEIGRQGYTQGAHVTGGYYVLGGQYTSGASIEWFRDALGSKHDYEALIDEAENVPAGSLGVLFLPHLRLANPPYDDPRSRGAFVGLSTDAKRGTLFRAVLEGLAFESRSSLDPLLDHSNAARPKNIYAIGGVTQNRLLMSIKATVLGQTITVFEAREATSLGAAILGGVGAGVYADIPSALGELHHAKTVVDPVQDQVPLYDALFRQAYRQAYPALRGLHHAIHRLQETE, encoded by the coding sequence GTGACGTCTGAACCGCTCCTCGTCGGGGCGGACATCGGCACCACCAACATAAAGGTCGCGGCCTTCAGCCCCGACGGCCGGATCGTGGCCGAGGCAAGCAGCCCCACGCCAACCTACTACCCGCGCCCCGGCTGGGCGCACCACGATCCTGAGGAGCTTTGGCGCTGCTTTGTGGCCGCACTGCGAGAGGTTACCGGCCAGCTGGAAGATGCCAACCGCATCGCCAGCGTGGCCGTCGCCAGCTTCTCCGAGGCCGCCGTGCCCCTCGACGGCCAGGGCCGGCCGACCAGCGACGTCATCGCGTGGTTCGACAAACGAACGCAACCCCAGGCCGGGTGGCTGGACCGCACGGTCGGCAAGGACCGGCTCTTTGGCCTGACCGGCCTCTCGCTGCAGCCAATCTTCGGCCTGTGCAAGCTGCTCTGGCTTAAGGAGAACGAACCCGACGCCTTTGGGCGTACCGCAACCTGGTTGAACGTGACCGACTACATGGCGTTCCGCCTCTCGGGCGTTGCCGCCACGGACTACTCCCTGGCCTCCCGGACCCTCGCTCTCGACCTGTCCCGGCTGCGCTGGGCGGACGAGCTCTTGCGGGAGGTAAACGTGCCGGCCGGCCTCTTCGCGCCCCTGCGGCCCAGCGGTTCGGCCCTGGGCCCCGTCAGGCCTGAGGTCGCCGCGGAGACAGGTCTGCCGAAGGGCGCCACGGTGGCTGTCGGTGGGCACGACCACGTCTGCGGCGCCCTCGCCGTCGGCGTCGTAGAGCCGGGGACCATGCTCGATTCAATTGGCACCGCCGAGGCGCTCTTCCTACCCGTGGAGCGCCCGCTGACGGACCCGGAAATCGGCCGCCAGGGCTACACGCAGGGGGCCCACGTCACGGGCGGATATTACGTTCTGGGGGGCCAGTACACCTCGGGCGCCAGCATCGAGTGGTTCAGGGACGCGCTCGGTAGTAAGCACGATTACGAGGCCCTGATCGACGAGGCCGAAAACGTCCCGGCCGGGAGCCTCGGTGTCCTTTTCCTCCCCCACCTGCGGCTGGCGAACCCGCCGTACGACGATCCGAGGTCCCGCGGCGCCTTCGTCGGCCTCAGCACCGACGCAAAGCGCGGCACCCTGTTTCGCGCGGTGCTGGAAGGGCTGGCGTTCGAGTCCCGCAGCTCGCTCGACCCGCTCCTGGATCACTCCAACGCCGCCAGGCCGAAGAATATCTACGCCATAGGTGGCGTCACCCAGAACCGTCTGCTCATGAGCATCAAGGCGACCGTCCTCGGGCAAACGATCACGGTCTTCGAAGCGAGGGAGGCCACGAGCCTGGGGGCGGCCATCCTCGGCGGGGTGGGCGCGGGAGTCTACGCGGACATCCCCTCGGCGCTAGGAGAATTGCACCACGCGAAGACGGTCGTAGATCCCGTGCAAGATCAAGTGCCACTTTACGACGCCCTCTTCCGCCAGGCTTACAGGCAGGCCTATCCCGCCCTCCGCGGCCTGCACCACGCCATCCATCGCCTGCAAGAGACCGAATAG
- a CDS encoding sugar-binding domain-containing protein: MGPLYEVEYLRDETLTTTAVGDVCAHYFDAAGRPAAEKYDSRLVAIDRDGLRRASLTIGMAGGREKVAGIVGATRAGLIDSLVTDEETANMCIRMVEAA, encoded by the coding sequence ATCGGTCCCCTGTACGAGGTCGAGTACCTGCGGGACGAGACGCTTACCACGACGGCCGTCGGCGACGTCTGCGCCCACTACTTCGACGCGGCCGGCCGGCCGGCCGCTGAGAAGTACGACTCGAGGCTGGTGGCCATCGACCGGGACGGCTTGAGGCGAGCGTCCCTGACCATCGGCATGGCGGGCGGGCGCGAAAAAGTGGCAGGCATCGTCGGGGCGACCCGGGCGGGGTTGATCGACTCGCTCGTCACCGACGAAGAGACGGCCAACATGTGCATCAGAATGGTCGAGGCGGCTTAG
- a CDS encoding sugar-binding transcriptional regulator: MAREPDINTAYVAAHLYYERKLTQEEIAVELGISRPTVSRLLGRAQQEGIVRISVREPGRRDSALEALLLDTLGLNGAVVVPGSFKSGRAREILLARGALELLGRHPTQVKRMGLGWGRSVFAFVEAVEPGHLLLGSTVELVPLIGGSGQSHGVFQSNEIVRRAAEALGARARLLYAPALVSDGRVVETLLKEPPIRSVWEAWQELDVAIVG; the protein is encoded by the coding sequence ATGGCAAGAGAGCCCGACATCAACACCGCGTATGTGGCGGCCCATCTCTACTACGAGAGAAAGCTGACGCAGGAGGAGATCGCGGTCGAGTTGGGGATTTCGAGGCCCACGGTTTCGAGGCTGCTTGGTCGGGCGCAGCAGGAGGGGATCGTGCGTATATCGGTCCGGGAGCCGGGGCGCCGGGATTCCGCCCTGGAGGCCCTCCTGCTCGATACGTTGGGGTTGAACGGGGCGGTCGTCGTGCCGGGGTCCTTCAAGAGCGGGCGTGCGAGGGAGATCCTGCTGGCGAGGGGGGCGTTGGAGTTGCTCGGCAGGCACCCGACGCAGGTAAAAAGGATGGGGCTCGGATGGGGCAGGTCCGTCTTCGCGTTCGTGGAGGCCGTGGAGCCGGGACACCTGTTGCTTGGCAGCACCGTGGAGTTGGTGCCCTTGATCGGGGGTTCGGGCCAGAGCCACGGCGTCTTTCAGTCCAACGAGATCGTGCGCCGGGCCGCGGAGGCGCTCGGGGCCAGGGCGCGTTTGTTGTACGCCCCCGCGTTGGTCTCGGACGGTCGGGTGGTAGAGACCCTGCTCAAGGAGCCTCCCATAAGGTCCGTCTGGGAGGCCTGGCAGGAGTTGGACGTCGCGATCGTGGGATAG
- a CDS encoding class II fructose-bisphosphate aldolase, giving the protein MTRVTDGRELYARAYRGGFAMPAFNVCNLEMAQGVVEAAEAERAPVILQTYPGDIAHGRPALAPLLNALADDAGVPVMLHLDHGDGLEMAVACMKLGYSSVMFDGAELGLEENIARTGPIVEAAHEFGASVEGEVGLFGGDHGSVVLTDPDEAARFVSEAGADTLAVSVGSEHAQKSRLKLDLLRSVAESTGHPLVLHGGSGIHPDDVREAVTLGVVKINIGNALSQAVRQGARDALESGLDHYGMLAAIRDAVREVARAKIKLMGASGHA; this is encoded by the coding sequence ATGACCAGAGTGACCGATGGCAGAGAGCTATACGCCCGCGCTTACCGCGGGGGGTTCGCGATGCCCGCTTTCAACGTCTGCAACCTGGAGATGGCCCAGGGGGTCGTGGAGGCGGCGGAGGCGGAGCGGGCGCCCGTCATCTTGCAGACATATCCCGGCGACATCGCCCACGGTAGGCCCGCGTTGGCCCCGCTGTTGAACGCGTTGGCCGACGATGCGGGCGTGCCCGTCATGCTGCACCTGGACCACGGCGATGGGCTGGAGATGGCGGTCGCCTGCATGAAGCTCGGATACTCGTCCGTGATGTTCGACGGGGCCGAGCTTGGTCTCGAGGAGAACATCGCCCGGACCGGCCCCATAGTAGAGGCCGCCCACGAGTTCGGGGCCTCCGTGGAGGGCGAGGTCGGGCTCTTCGGCGGGGATCACGGTTCGGTGGTCCTCACGGACCCGGACGAGGCCGCGCGCTTCGTCTCCGAGGCCGGCGCGGACACCCTGGCCGTCTCCGTCGGCTCTGAGCACGCCCAGAAGAGCCGGTTGAAGCTCGACCTTCTCAGGAGCGTCGCCGAGAGCACGGGCCACCCGCTCGTCCTACACGGCGGGTCCGGCATACATCCCGACGACGTGCGCGAGGCCGTGACGCTCGGCGTCGTCAAGATCAACATAGGCAACGCGCTCTCCCAGGCCGTGCGGCAGGGCGCGCGCGATGCGCTAGAGTCGGGCCTCGACCACTACGGGATGCTCGCCGCGATCCGAGACGCGGTGCGCGAAGTCGCAAGAGCAAAGATCAAACTAATGGGAGCCTCAGGCCACGCGTAA
- a CDS encoding carbohydrate ABC transporter permease: MSGASTRRKSPIRWGHYAQNVALWAAVVVIFGPIFWLIVTSFKTDAAAYDLPPKLLFTPTLEQYAGALESFWTPFLNSVIIVGVSTAICLLLGVPAAFALSFYAHKRNEGIVFWFITTKALPQVAVLVPLFVIFRELQLLDTVWVLIIVFVGMNTPIVVWMMYQFMKDLPRGILEAAQVDGVSLSQMLMQIVIPLTRAGIASTAMLCVIFAWNEFLFSVSFTAIEWQPLSVAVAAQQTSRGQFWAQLSAFTTLAIIVPVIVGWLTQKQLVRGLTSGAVK; this comes from the coding sequence GTGAGCGGCGCATCGACCAGGCGGAAGTCCCCCATCCGGTGGGGACACTACGCGCAGAACGTGGCGCTCTGGGCGGCGGTCGTCGTCATCTTCGGCCCCATCTTCTGGCTTATAGTCACGAGCTTCAAGACGGACGCGGCGGCCTACGACCTGCCGCCGAAGCTCCTTTTCACCCCGACCCTCGAGCAGTACGCCGGCGCGCTGGAGAGCTTCTGGACGCCGTTCTTGAACTCGGTGATCATCGTCGGCGTCTCGACGGCCATCTGCCTGCTCCTCGGCGTCCCGGCGGCCTTCGCCCTGAGCTTCTACGCGCACAAGCGCAACGAGGGCATAGTCTTCTGGTTCATCACCACGAAGGCCCTGCCGCAAGTGGCGGTGCTCGTGCCCCTCTTCGTCATCTTCCGCGAACTCCAGCTGCTCGACACGGTCTGGGTCCTCATAATCGTCTTCGTCGGGATGAACACGCCCATCGTGGTCTGGATGATGTACCAGTTCATGAAGGACCTCCCCCGGGGCATCCTGGAAGCGGCCCAGGTAGACGGGGTGAGCCTCTCGCAGATGCTCATGCAGATCGTCATTCCTTTGACCCGCGCCGGCATCGCGTCCACGGCGATGCTGTGCGTGATCTTCGCCTGGAACGAGTTCCTGTTCAGCGTCTCTTTCACCGCCATCGAGTGGCAACCCCTCTCCGTGGCCGTCGCGGCGCAGCAGACCTCGCGAGGCCAGTTCTGGGCCCAACTCTCGGCGTTTACGACGCTCGCGATAATCGTGCCCGTGATCGTCGGCTGGCTCACCCAGAAGCAACTCGTCCGCGGCCTCACCTCGGGCGCGGTCAAGTAA
- a CDS encoding carbohydrate ABC transporter permease, whose product MRPTSAGRQRRALLYPTLIVVAIITQIPFLLTIYLSFQSWNLTRPDLGRVFTGFGNYATEVLSAEFGAILLQTLAITAISLVICCAVGLVLALLLNRDFFGKGLVQTLLVTPFFVMPVVTGLIWKNELFSPNFGILTWLAGVVGIEGFNPMANQALFMVSTMIAWQWEPLFMLVLLAGLQAIPEEEKEAARLDGCTRFGVFWHIELPYLLPYYRMVILLGTIFILQAFGEIYVGTAGGPGTSSMNLQYLTYDTAVVGTQVGAASAIGVGTLIITLVILTGLMRAANAVVKEV is encoded by the coding sequence ATGAGGCCGACCTCGGCGGGGCGGCAGCGGCGTGCGCTGCTTTATCCGACGCTCATAGTCGTCGCGATAATCACGCAGATACCGTTCCTGCTGACCATCTACCTCAGCTTCCAGTCCTGGAACCTGACCCGCCCCGACCTCGGGCGGGTCTTCACCGGGTTCGGCAACTACGCCACGGAGGTGCTCTCGGCGGAGTTCGGGGCCATCCTGCTCCAGACGCTTGCCATCACCGCTATCTCGCTCGTCATCTGCTGCGCGGTCGGGCTGGTCCTGGCGTTGCTTTTGAACCGCGACTTCTTCGGCAAGGGGCTCGTCCAGACCCTGCTCGTCACGCCCTTCTTCGTCATGCCGGTCGTCACGGGCCTGATCTGGAAGAACGAGCTGTTCAGCCCGAACTTCGGGATCCTGACGTGGCTGGCCGGCGTCGTCGGGATAGAGGGCTTCAACCCCATGGCGAACCAGGCGCTGTTCATGGTCTCCACCATGATCGCCTGGCAGTGGGAGCCGCTGTTCATGCTGGTCCTGCTCGCGGGGCTGCAGGCGATACCCGAGGAGGAGAAGGAGGCGGCGAGGCTCGACGGGTGCACCAGGTTCGGGGTGTTCTGGCACATCGAGCTGCCCTACCTGCTCCCGTATTACCGCATGGTCATCTTGCTCGGGACGATCTTTATCTTGCAGGCCTTCGGCGAGATCTACGTCGGCACCGCGGGCGGCCCGGGCACGAGCTCGATGAACCTTCAGTACCTGACCTACGACACGGCCGTGGTCGGGACGCAGGTCGGGGCGGCTTCCGCGATCGGGGTGGGTACTTTGATCATCACCCTCGTGATCCTGACGGGCCTGATGCGGGCGGCGAACGCCGTGGTGAAGGAGGTCTGA
- a CDS encoding ABC transporter substrate-binding protein produces the protein MAAGSVAAPWLAGCGGGGGDLSGSEITIAAVNNPQMEDMQSLADDFKKKTGITARFQFLPENDLRQKVTQDVSLNAGNFDIVMVGAYETPIWAQSQWLEPLNPFFDEMSQKESNTYDLEDVLPTWRTALSYEDQLYSLPFYGESSCLFYRKDLFEEAGLKMPMRPTYEEVTNFARELNDPESGVSGIAQRGLPGWGANMANIMIMINTFGGRWYDMDWRPQLTTPEVKAALEQHTELATKYAQSGINSDNFPECLTLFSSGKAAMWSDATVAGGLVSDPKESEVADNVGFAYAPTAVTPNGSHWLWAWSLGIEAASKNKEAAFEFLKWATSKDYIKLVGEELGYNRVPPGTRNSTYDTPYGENPWTEVELTSIETADLDNPTRDPVPYKGIQYIPIPEWQQLGDAVGRLSASVVTGDLTIDEMQQRAQDEALKVAKQGKYLKS, from the coding sequence TTGGCGGCGGGTTCGGTGGCGGCGCCGTGGCTGGCCGGGTGCGGGGGTGGCGGCGGGGATCTCTCCGGGAGTGAGATCACGATCGCGGCCGTCAACAACCCGCAGATGGAAGACATGCAGAGCCTGGCGGACGACTTCAAGAAGAAGACGGGCATAACGGCCAGGTTCCAGTTCTTGCCCGAAAACGACTTGCGTCAGAAGGTTACCCAGGACGTCTCGCTCAACGCCGGCAACTTCGACATCGTGATGGTCGGCGCGTACGAGACCCCGATCTGGGCGCAGAGCCAGTGGCTGGAGCCCCTAAACCCGTTCTTCGACGAGATGAGCCAGAAGGAGAGCAACACCTACGACCTCGAAGACGTGCTCCCCACGTGGCGCACCGCCCTCTCCTACGAAGACCAGCTCTACTCGCTGCCCTTCTACGGCGAGAGCTCCTGCCTGTTCTACAGAAAGGACCTCTTCGAGGAGGCGGGCCTGAAGATGCCCATGCGCCCGACCTACGAGGAGGTCACCAACTTCGCCAGGGAGTTGAACGACCCGGAGAGTGGGGTCAGCGGCATCGCCCAGCGCGGGTTGCCCGGCTGGGGGGCGAACATGGCGAACATCATGATCATGATAAACACCTTCGGCGGCCGGTGGTACGACATGGACTGGCGGCCGCAACTGACCACCCCCGAGGTGAAGGCCGCCCTCGAACAGCACACCGAGCTGGCCACAAAGTACGCCCAGTCCGGCATCAACTCGGACAACTTCCCCGAGTGCCTGACGCTCTTCTCCTCCGGCAAGGCTGCCATGTGGAGCGACGCCACCGTCGCCGGCGGCCTCGTGAGCGACCCGAAGGAGTCGGAGGTCGCGGACAACGTCGGCTTCGCCTACGCGCCGACGGCCGTCACCCCAAACGGGTCCCACTGGCTGTGGGCGTGGTCGCTGGGTATAGAGGCCGCAAGCAAGAACAAGGAGGCGGCCTTCGAGTTCCTCAAGTGGGCGACGAGCAAGGACTACATAAAGCTCGTGGGCGAGGAGCTGGGCTACAACCGGGTGCCGCCAGGCACGCGCAACTCCACCTACGACACGCCCTACGGCGAGAACCCGTGGACGGAGGTCGAGCTCACCTCCATCGAGACGGCCGACCTTGACAACCCGACCAGGGACCCGGTGCCCTACAAGGGCATCCAGTACATCCCGATACCCGAGTGGCAGCAGCTCGGGGACGCCGTCGGGAGGCTGTCTGCGAGCGTGGTCACGGGCGACCTGACAATCGACGAGATGCAGCAGAGGGCGCAGGACGAGGCCCTCAAGGTCGCCAAACAGGGCAAGTACCTCAAGAGCTGA
- a CDS encoding sugar-binding transcriptional regulator, translated as MRLQRKGPGSFEDRALTLAEVARLYYLEDFTQERIARRLGFSRSNVSRMLKEARESGLVEIRIRSPLEVADGVGRELRSRLGLRECLVLASSRRGASGDFRGDLGAFGAGYLREKISDGDVVGIGWSSAVYDVVRSGRLHEKNGVTVVQLIGSLGGAVPDLDGASIAGGLARALGAREYFLQAPILVADASVREGLLRDLHISRTLELARKADIAVVGVGTINRDSGQYRAGYLDDADLEHIGRRGAIGEICGSYFTREGDPVPLEMEARTISLGREDLVRVPIRVGMGWGAKKALANIGAARSGILNVLITDEATAREMLEILDAEQG; from the coding sequence TTGAGGCTTCAGCGCAAGGGACCGGGGTCTTTCGAGGATCGGGCTTTGACGCTGGCCGAGGTGGCCCGGCTCTACTACCTGGAGGATTTCACGCAGGAGCGGATAGCGCGCCGCCTCGGGTTTTCGCGGTCGAACGTCTCGCGGATGCTCAAGGAGGCGCGGGAGTCGGGGCTCGTGGAGATCCGCATCCGGTCGCCGCTCGAGGTGGCCGACGGTGTGGGGCGGGAGTTGCGTTCGAGGTTGGGTCTGCGGGAGTGTCTGGTCCTGGCGTCTTCGCGCCGGGGTGCTTCGGGCGATTTCCGGGGCGACCTCGGGGCCTTCGGCGCCGGGTATCTACGGGAGAAGATCTCGGACGGGGACGTGGTCGGGATCGGGTGGAGCAGCGCCGTGTACGACGTGGTGCGCAGCGGACGCCTGCACGAGAAAAACGGCGTTACCGTGGTGCAGCTAATAGGGAGTTTGGGCGGCGCCGTGCCGGATCTCGACGGGGCGTCCATCGCCGGCGGTCTGGCGCGGGCGCTCGGGGCGCGCGAGTACTTCCTGCAGGCGCCCATACTCGTCGCCGACGCGTCGGTAAGGGAAGGGTTGCTGCGAGACCTTCACATCTCCAGGACCCTGGAGCTCGCCCGGAAAGCGGATATAGCGGTTGTGGGGGTCGGGACCATAAACCGCGACTCCGGGCAGTACAGGGCCGGCTACCTGGACGACGCGGACCTCGAGCACATCGGGAGGCGGGGGGCCATAGGCGAGATCTGCGGCTCGTATTTCACGCGCGAGGGGGACCCCGTGCCGCTCGAGATGGAGGCGCGGACCATAAGCCTCGGGCGCGAGGACCTCGTGCGCGTACCGATCCGCGTCGGCATGGGGTGGGGGGCGAAGAAGGCGCTGGCCAACATCGGGGCCGCGCGGTCCGGGATCTTGAACGTCCTGATCACGGACGAAGCCACGGCCAGGGAGATGCTCGAAATCCTCGACGCCGAACAGGGGTAA
- the dhaL gene encoding dihydroxyacetone kinase subunit DhaL translates to MAASMEENRKYLTKLDSEIGDGDHGNNMRRGFAAALERLEGTSPSSPADVLKAVSMALIGKVGGAAGPLYGTAFLRAATVLSGDEVSPEDAASALEAALGGVKQRGKAEVGDKTIVDALTPAVEAAKEVAGSPEATVAAVFRAAAEAAAVGAESTVPLTARKGRASYLGERAQGHRDPGATSTQLLLDAAARSLEGAG, encoded by the coding sequence ATGGCAGCCTCGATGGAGGAGAACCGAAAATACCTGACCAAGCTCGACTCCGAGATAGGCGACGGCGACCATGGCAACAACATGCGCCGCGGCTTCGCCGCCGCGCTCGAACGCCTGGAAGGGACCAGCCCTTCCTCCCCGGCGGACGTCCTGAAAGCCGTCTCGATGGCCCTCATAGGGAAGGTCGGCGGAGCCGCGGGCCCCCTCTACGGCACGGCGTTCCTGCGCGCGGCCACGGTCCTCTCCGGCGACGAGGTCTCCCCCGAAGACGCGGCTTCCGCCCTGGAGGCGGCGCTCGGCGGGGTCAAGCAGCGCGGCAAGGCCGAGGTGGGGGACAAGACCATCGTCGACGCCCTGACGCCGGCCGTCGAGGCGGCGAAGGAGGTCGCCGGGTCCCCTGAAGCCACCGTCGCGGCCGTCTTCAGGGCCGCGGCGGAGGCCGCCGCGGTGGGGGCCGAGTCGACCGTGCCGCTCACCGCGAGGAAGGGCCGGGCGAGCTACCTCGGCGAGAGGGCCCAGGGCCACAGGGACCCGGGCGCGACCTCGACGCAACTCCTGCTCGACGCGGCCGCCCGCTCGCTCGAAGGGGCCGGGTAG
- the dhaM gene encoding dihydroxyacetone kinase phosphoryl donor subunit DhaM, whose translation MVGLVLVSHSPKIAEGTADLVRQMAGEVEIATVGGDAEGGFGTDPEGIEAAIKGMEADEVLVFMDLGSAVLSAETVLEMLPEKDRARTTLVDAPFVEGAFAAGVSASAGSDAEECVEAAMEARTEPKLQDETS comes from the coding sequence GTGGTAGGCCTCGTGCTCGTCTCGCACAGCCCCAAGATCGCCGAGGGGACGGCCGACCTCGTGCGCCAGATGGCCGGAGAGGTCGAGATCGCCACCGTGGGGGGCGACGCCGAGGGCGGCTTCGGCACGGACCCCGAGGGCATAGAGGCGGCCATAAAGGGGATGGAGGCGGACGAAGTACTCGTCTTCATGGACCTCGGCAGCGCCGTGCTCTCCGCCGAGACGGTGCTCGAGATGCTCCCAGAGAAGGACCGCGCCAGGACCACCCTCGTGGACGCGCCCTTCGTGGAGGGGGCCTTCGCGGCCGGCGTCTCGGCCTCCGCCGGCTCCGACGCCGAGGAATGCGTCGAGGCGGCGATGGAGGCCCGCACCGAGCCGAAGCTGCAGGACGAAACGTCGTGA
- a CDS encoding potassium channel family protein — translation MGATAARGSDLGRTTHVVPGMTEEQAAKARRLDAPTVVVVLLVIPALVLHFSEPRGALAVASAALNWAIYAWFFFEFVYMLRLAPDNREFLRHNKLDLTVLVLTVPLLPGVLQALWVLRLLRLIDMMPAVLGRFVNITLLPYAVVLAFIAVFGGGLAFARLEGVSVFDGVYWANTTVNTVGYGDISAQTTEGKVLSMVLQWTGNVILAMLIGGVAAFAQQLLLGEDVEELEKEVDELEEDVEEVEEDVESLLENVRGMSATDRVVLQELAHIRARLDEVQPGDQRS, via the coding sequence ATGGGCGCCACGGCGGCAAGAGGCTCGGACCTTGGACGCACCACCCACGTCGTGCCCGGCATGACCGAGGAGCAGGCGGCCAAGGCCCGCAGGCTCGACGCGCCCACCGTCGTCGTGGTCCTGCTCGTGATCCCCGCGCTCGTCCTTCATTTCTCGGAGCCGCGGGGGGCGCTCGCCGTGGCGAGCGCGGCGCTAAACTGGGCGATCTACGCCTGGTTCTTCTTCGAGTTCGTCTACATGCTCCGCCTCGCCCCGGACAACCGGGAGTTCCTGCGCCACAACAAGCTCGACCTGACGGTGCTCGTGCTCACCGTCCCTCTGCTGCCGGGGGTGCTCCAGGCGCTGTGGGTGCTGCGGCTCCTCAGGCTCATCGACATGATGCCCGCCGTGCTCGGGCGTTTCGTCAACATCACGTTGCTTCCCTACGCGGTCGTGCTCGCGTTCATAGCCGTCTTCGGCGGCGGGCTCGCCTTCGCCAGGCTCGAAGGCGTCAGCGTCTTCGACGGGGTGTACTGGGCGAACACCACCGTAAACACCGTCGGGTACGGGGACATCTCGGCCCAGACGACGGAGGGGAAGGTCCTCTCGATGGTGTTGCAGTGGACCGGGAACGTGATCCTGGCGATGCTAATAGGCGGGGTCGCCGCTTTTGCGCAACAATTGCTTCTGGGTGAGGACGTCGAGGAATTAGAGAAAGAAGTGGACGAGTTGGAAGAAGACGTCGAGGAGGTGGAGGAGGACGTCGAGAGCCTGCTGGAGAACGTGCGGGGGATGTCGGCGACGGACCGCGTAGTCCTGCAAGAGTTGGCACACATAAGGGCGCGGCTCGATGAAGTACAACCAGGGGACCAAAGGTCCTAG